Part of the Deinococcus roseus genome, GGTGTGTTCGATCAGTTCAGCGTTTCCAGTGGCCAGCAGTTGTTCACGCAAATCCCGGTGCTGGGTGAATTTGGCCCTGAGGGCCTCCAGCATGATCTGCTCTTTGACCTCCTCCCAGTCTTTGCGCAGGGGTTTTTTGCGGTCCCGTCCAGCCTGGGCCACCTTCATGGGGCTTTCGATCAGGCGCAGTTGTTCTTCGAATTCGGTGTCTGCAAATTTCTGGGCCTGAAAGTAGTGTTCGGTGGTGCGCCAGGTTTTGCCTTTCAGAAAGACCCGGTGGGCACTGAAGTTGCTCATGTATCCGTGCAAGTCCTGGGTTCGGTAAAACAGAATTCTGTCCATAGGTCCTCCAGTTTCAGCTTAGGGGGTGCAGGGCCTGACCTCATGCGTGTCCTGGCTTACGCTGTTCTGCCAGCCTCACAACAGCAGAGATTGACAAGTGACCACTGGTCATTTAATATATGACCATCAGTCAGTTATTCTGACTTCAAGATCCCACAACCCCATTTTCATCCCCAGAGGACCGTTCCTCTGCAAAGGAGCACACCATGCACACCATGAACAACACCAGACCCACTGCACTGATCACCGGAGCCTCTGGCGGCCTGGGCTTCGATCTGGCCGAACTGCTGGCAAAAGACGGCCACAACCT contains:
- a CDS encoding NADAR family protein — protein: MDRILFYRTQDLHGYMSNFSAHRVFLKGKTWRTTEHYFQAQKFADTEFEEQLRLIESPMKVAQAGRDRKKPLRKDWEEVKEQIMLEALRAKFTQHRDLREQLLATGNAELIEHTANDSYWADGGDGHGLNRLGILLMQVREELKE